The nucleotide window ttgtgtggctcagtggattgagtgctggactctgaaccaaatggttgccaggtcaattactggtcagggcacatgcctgggttgcaggccaggtccctggttggaggcacatgagaggcaaatgatcaatgtatctctcacacattgatgtttctctccctctctttctccctcccttcccctttctctaaaaataaataaataaaatatttaccaaaaaagaTCTACAAATCTatggattcagaaaaatatagTCTGTCTTAGCTTCCACTGGTTGCAgtgacaaattaccacaaacttggtggctgaaaacaagaaaaatttattctttcagagttctgaaggccagaagttTAATATCAGTTTCTCTGGGTTGAATTCAAGGTGTGAGCAGGGCTGTACTttgttccttgcctcttccagtttctggtgACTACCAGCATTCTTTTGCTTATGGTCACacactccaatctctgcttctgtcttcacacccctttttccttttctgtgtgtcAGTTTTCTCTTGTCCACTCTCTTATGACACTGACAATTGGATTTAGGACACACTTAGATAATGCAGGATGATCTCTCTATGTCAAGATCCTTAGTATAACCATATCTGCTAAGACTGTTTTACTTTATAAGATagcatttagccctggctggcatagctcagtggatgagcgtgggctgcgaaccaaagtgtcgcaggttcgattcccagtcagggcacatgcctgggttgcaggccatggcccccagcaatggcacattgatgtttctctccctctctctctctctctctctctctctctcccttccctctctaaaaataaacaaaatctaaaaaaaaaaaaaagataacatttacaggttccagggattggGACTTGATATATTTGAGTGGCCATTATTCAGCCTCCTACAGAATCCAAACTTTTTCCATACAATTTCAGGGAGATCACGAACCCAGATAGGGACATCTGCTTTGGAGATGCATTTCACCACAGATATGCTGTGAAAAGATACATTGGAGGCAGGTACACTCACTTACCATCTTCTTTACGCATCAAAATCAACTATAGTCCTGgttaaaaatctaaaatctaaaatCACACCCCCAGTCCTATTTCTAAGTCAGAATGCCCCAGAGACCAGGCCCAGGAatctacatttctttaaaaaaactttatttgtttattagtgtttgtttgtttatttattaatttggaaaggtagggagaaagagagggagagagatattgatgtgagagagaaacaacaattagttgcctctcgcacatgccccaactgagaccaggcctgcaacccaggtatgtgcccagactgggaatcaaaccagtgacctttggctttgctgGAGGACacgcaaccaactgagccatgccagccagggcccaggaatCTACCTCTCTAACGGGTTCCCAGAAATGATTCTGATGCAGCCAGCTTTGCACTCATTGTTTAGTGAGTGACTAACAGCCTGGGTGCCTAAGTTCCCTCCTTGTTAAATGGACATACTGTCACCTTCACAGTCAGAATTATCTGTGCAAGCCTATTTGCACAGAGTGCTAAtgttttcccctctcccttcccagtaTACAAAGCTGAAGTACTTCTATAGTTTATTTGCTTTTGATTCCATTTTGTGTTTAATGCACTTGGCTTAAAGGTGTGGAGATGAgcaaaaggggagagggagaagggaaaagttACAACTCTCCCAAGCGGTGCAACCAAGCTGCACATGACATCCTGTAGAACTATGCCCCCCTCTAATCACCCCAATCCTCATGTATAATTTGTCTTGGCCGAGGCTGTGCGGGGAGCCACCCCGCCCCAGCCTCTTTGATTGGCCACGCGGGCCCGGGCGTCACACTCTTTTGTCTCAGTGGACAGAGGATAAAAGTCTCCAAGGCTGCCGTGGGAATTGTGCTGCTAGGATTCGGCTCCCCCTAGCTGCGCAGCTATGTGAAGCAGCTCGGTCCTGGCAGCACTGGGTCGCTTAGTGGCAGAGGAAGTGCCCATGCCCATCATTTTCCCCTTCAGGGTAGTGGACCGAAGGTGGCACACAGAGCTGTCACGCGGGAGCATCCACTGCCCACCCGCGGAGCAGAAAACGGGAGCGACTGCCCAgcgcagagagaggagggggctgggcggaTCCCCTCTTGGAAAATCGAGAACTGCGAGGCAGAGCGCAAGGAACACTCCTGTGGCTCTACTGCGTTGAGTGAGGAGGTGAGGTGCTGCTAGAGGCTGCGGAGTGAGTGTGATTTGCCTGGATTAGAGGGGAGTTtccttggggggcgggggagacaaGGGGCTAGGGCCGAGAGAGAATCACAAGCTGTCTGTCTTGAACCCCTTTGTATCCTCTCATCTCTTCCTGGGGAGAAATATGTAGGTGTGCGTGTCCAAGTCCTATTCCCTTTCTCAATGGCAGGCCATCAAAACCAAACACGAACCTGAACTCTGTGCGGCTGATTGCAAAGCAGGTAGGCTGACGATTTCCCCGGGGAAATGTAATGGGACCAGGGTCGATTTGGCTTGTATTCATAAAGTGGGAGAGGGGGTTTTCCACTTGGCTACAGCAGAGGCAGCGAGGGTTGGGGAGGAAACGAGGGAGCCGGATGAGGGTGTTTTTGACCCTTCATTTCCCTGCTCCGCCCTCCGTGGTGGCGCAGTCTTGACGCCCCTAGGTCCGGGATCGGTGACCCCTAATGGACAACTTTCGTATGGTGGCCACCAGTTGCAAAGGCTGGTAATGAAATAAAGGCACGTGCTTGCCCTTGAGCTCATGTAAGAATCCGAAAAATAAGGGATGGCGGTGGGGGCAGAGACACTTTAACAAGGGTGGTTGAGACCAGAGACCATGAGATTAATGAGATCTTATTTCCCACAAATCTGACCACTGTGCTCTATTTTGACAGCCTAGCATAAGGTCCATACACTATTACACTTAGAAGCAACAATAACCATCCCTCTTGAAGAACTGAAGGAATGGATGTGGCTTTCAAAAGCTCCCTGCTAACACGGAGACACCCGCTGGCTGGGTCCATGAGATTGTAATTGCCAGTCTCCTGGAGGGCATTTTTAGGGCAGTAGGTAGATATAAAATGTACTGCAGGATattcagggagagaaaaaaagctgCAGACTTATTGATCCCTTATTACtctcttgttattttttcttttttacagttccTACTGAGATAGGAGGAAGGCCTGCCTGCAGATTAGGCTTTTCCAAAAAGCACAACTGTCTTGTTAATATTCAGATACCGTATCATTGTTGGTCATGTCTAGCATCATTGCACACATGGGCAGTACCCGGTGGCAGAATGCACCCTTGCCGCCCTGGGCCCACTGTATGCTGAGATCCCTGGGGAGGAGTCTTGGTCCTTTAATGGCCAACATGGCAGACAGGAACATGAAGTTGTTCTCAGGGAGGGTGGTACCAGCTCAAGGGGAAGAAACCTTTGAAAATTGGCTCAACCAAGTCAATGGGATCCTGCCAGATTGGAATATGTCTGAGGAGGAAAAGCTCAAGCGCCTGCTGAAAACGCTTAGGGGTCCTACCCGGGAGGTCATGCGTTTGCTCCTGGCAGCCAACCCCAGCCTAAGTGTGGCAGATTTCTTGCACGCAATGAAATTAGTCTTTGGGGAGTTTGAAAGCAGTGTGACTGCTCATGGCAAATTTTTAAACACTCTACAGGCACAAGGGGAAAAAGCCTCTCTTTATGTGATCCGTTTAGAGGTGCAGCTCCAGAACGCTATTCAGGCAGGGATCATAGCTGAGAAAGATGCAAACCAGAGTCGCCTGCACCAGCTCCTTTTAGGAGCTGAGCTGAATGGGGACCTGCGCTACAGGCTGAAACATCTCCTCAGGATGTATGCAAATGATCGGAAGCATCTTCCCAATTTCCTGGAGTTAATCAGAATGATAAGAGAGGAAGAGGGCTGGAATGATACTTTTATCAAATGAAAGCGGACCAGGAGATCTGAGTCAATGGTGGAGAGGGCAACCAGCCCAGTGGCATTTCAGGGCTCCCTACGGATAATGACTGGCAGTGCTGACTGCAATGTGATAGAGATAGATGACACCCTGGATGACTCAGATGAGGATGTGATCCTGGTGGATTCTCAGAACCCTCCACTTTCATTCTCAGGATCTCCTCCTCCCAGAGGTACTGTCAAACCTCGGGATCAAGTGCTAGTCATTGATCCCCCCAACAGTTCCCAGGCTCAATCTCCTTCTACTAGTGGTGGTTCTCGGTATAAGAATGATGGTCCCAGAGATGTGCATAAAGCCAGGAAGCGAAAATACACAATCTGTTGTTCATATTGTGGTGAGGAGGGTCACTCGAAGGAAACCTGTGACAATGAGAGCAACAAGGCCCAGATATTTGAGAATCTGATAATCACCCTGCAGGAGCTGACACATGCAGAGCAGGAGGGGTCAGGAGAGGCTCCTGATGAACCTGATGACCCTTCTGAGTTACAGTGAAGTGCTAGACCCCAGCCTTAAATGAATCCTTAGCTATATTCAGAGTCAAGTGATGGCAGGACTGAGAGGGATGCCTCTAATTGCATGAATTAATCCACAAAACAGCTTTCTCTTAGGGTGGAGCACAAAGGTTCTTAGATAACAGCACAGTGGAGGAAGATGGCCTGTCCTTTGACATTTATTGCTCACCACTTTTGCTGTCTAAGGCTCTATTTCTTGTGTGTGCACATTTCTTTGatggctttattttctttgtgaaagtGGCATAATTCATTGTTAAATcttcaaacaataaaaaagtacaaaaaagacaGTACAAATAACTCCAAATTTTCCACCCTTATATGGGTGGAAAACCCTGTCAACCCTTTGATGAATATCCTTCTAGATGTTTCCCTATACTGATGTACCCAGATAGACGTATATGTATAGATAAAAGTGTTCAAATATAAATGCTGTTctatagtttgtattttttcatgaaacaATTTATGTTGTGGGCTTCTTTCtatgttaataaatatgtatcagcatctattttaatgtctctgtggCATTATTTTAAGGAGAAGTAAAGGAAAAGGGAATAAGAGAAATATGCCTTAAAAAGCTCTAAAGGGGTGGAGTTATACCCTGAGGTGGGGTTTTTAGcaatctcattttacaggtgaggaaaagtgaaaaaaaaaaagggggagaaatatTCCCCAAAGGTAAATGGACAGAGCCTTTTATTACAACTCGCTTGTTGCTTAGGTCACAAAGCCAAACTATGGCACCTACTGGTTGACAATACCCAGTGCCTTCTTCTGTAATATATCCAGAAGAGTTTGATGGCTGGGGAGTCTGGTGCTGAGATCACAGTCCAAAATGGTGAGTCCAGAGGTTCCATTTCTGGTCCTtttggggaggggcagccctCCTTCCTCTAGGTGGATTTCTTAGATTATTGTTGCTGCTTCTAGACAACATTGGTCACAACCAGGAATCTCTCTTGTGGACTGAAActtccctctccccaacccccagttaaggaaaggaaagaacagcTACTAATGGGAGCCCAGCACCAGAGGCTCAGCCGCTATCATGGGAGCCTCACCCCATAAGCCCTGAAACTGCGTGTGAAACACAGAAGGTCGAATCTAAGGATCTTGACTGCTCACTCAGATAAGCCAAAAAAAGTCTCAAGGAGGACTAGATGGAGCAGACATAACCTTCATTACTCACAGTACAGGAAGCACTGATGGCAGCAGATCAGCAAAGCAGGACCGCACCTCTTTGAGTCCAAGACTTGTTttaaggggtcccagacaaaggggGCATGTGTCTTCTGCATAACTCTAAACTACATTACCTCAGTGTATATGTGCAGACAGAAacggtcaagaagcagtcacaggacaagaagctGCTCCtaacaagagataaggagggaatTACAGTCCATTTCCAAAGCAATACACATTTCTTCTGGCTAGGGGCCCTCCAGCCAGCCTTCCATTATGGGGGTTGGAGGAGCCATGTCCAGCATGATCCTACATTCCACCCCAACATTATTCCTCCACCTCACATTCTTCATGTTACATTCTTCTCATAGGGGACCCGTGTGATGAGCATGTTGGCACATTGCATCCATATGCCACAAATTCAGTAAAGGCTCCCAAGACCAACAATGCAAGACAAAACCCAAAGAAGCCTAGGAGAAGGTTAACGCCACCAAAAACCTAGACAATTCCACCAAGTTGTAAAAGGGTCAGAGGCTATGGCCGATGTATGGTTAATATCAGCTCCTAGGGCAGTTGAGGCTTGAGATACACTGTGAGAATTATCAGGGATGTATCCTCAACACTCCATGTGCAGAACGGCACAGGTAAAGCCCCGGGGGAGCAGTGAGTAAGTCTGCTGCCATTCTATCCTGCAGCACAACTTTCCTCATTTGAGTTACCTCATCAGAAACCAGGGCTGTATCATGTCTGCTGTCGTTAAGCGCTATTGCAGTGTGATTTGCTAGGGCCTTAATGGCTTCATGGGTTAGAATAGTACCAGCAGGGGGCACAAAAATGGCTGGGGGTAGAACTACCAGTCAGAGTGCTTGACTCAATAGCGTGCTCCAAATGAGTCCCAATTTCGAGGGGCACTTAGAAGAGTATTTAACACTCGCCCTGAGATGTATGGTTTTCCCCAGGTACAATGCCCAGTCCAATTAAATGGGATGTAAGGTCAACCATATTGACCACAGGCCCACAGGGCTCCccatgggatgggatgggatagGATGGGAtaggatgggatgggatgggccTGTGTCTCCCTAGTAGACTGCCCCCAGTGGTCTGTAGCAGTCATTACCGTTATCTTCTTGTACAGGACTGACAGCATCCACCCATGAGCTGAACATTCTTGTTGACAGTACTATTTTTATGTTCAATACATATGGGCAGGGGTTGTTGCACCTCTACCTGTAATGTTGACAGCCACCCCACACCGTCCCAAACTGCGTACAAAACACATGGCTTGGTGAGGGTGGCTTGTTCCCTCATGAGGGAAAACACTCTTTTATATGTCTACTGAAAGAAGGGTTCAGGAGTTTTCCAACCAAGCAGCCCATCCCAAGGTGTCTGTCTAGTTTTCAGGTTCAATCCACTATGGTAGGCCagaggaggcagcagtgggaaatTCAGTACAGACCCAACAATCAGAAAGGTTGCTGATGGCTGCTAGCCTACTAGCCCCCTGTAGAAAGGAGTTTCCAGAGTAGAGTCTAAGTGTGATAAGAGAGATGTTTAACAGGAACTGATAAAGGTAGATCTTGGCAGTCTGGCAATACACACGCTACAGTCCAGTCTTTGGTTAATATGGTTGCACTGACTGGTGGATGCCCTGGCCGTTGGTTGGTACCATGCCCTATCTGGCCCTAGGCTAAGAGCCTCCTGTGCTCGAAGGGCAAGGCAGGTGTGTGTACCTGCTAGATTGAGGCTATATAAGTTCCCTTAATAACTGAGGTTTGCTGTGAGTTGTAACAAACAAGGGTAAGGGGCCAAGAGGCCGTTACCATGGGTGCCAGCTGCAACCCCATGACAAGTCCCTCCCCATAAGGAGCCACCAAGGAAGACCAGCAAGATTGTACCTGTGCCTGTCAGGGCCAGGTGAGGGTGCATTTCCCTGGGGGTATGTCTTGGGGTGCTGGCAGGAGCATGTCCCAGCCCAGGGTGAAGCAGAGGCTCCTGTGTAGTTAACTGCAGGCAGATAGGCACCACCCAAGGTTTAGTGAGGAGGGTGACGGGAGATGTTTGTTCTACCCTAGGCCATTTGTTCAAGATTCGAAGTCAGGCAGACAGGCAGGTCATCCACCCCTAGAATGAGCTAGAGTCAGTCTTCAGAGTGCCTTTCGAGAGGCCGTTGTACCTTTCAGTGAGGCTGGCTCCAGCAGGGTTGTATGGTAGATGGACTCTCCAATCTATATTGAGGGCACCTGCGCATTCTTGCACTTGATGTCTTGTGAAATGGGTGCTTTGGTTGCTTTTTATGCCATCTAGGCTCCCATAGGCAGCACAGAGATGCTTTAGGCCTGCAATGGTGGCTTGCTGTGTGGCCCACGGCATGGGTCTGCTTGCAGCAAGCCAGTAGTCGTGTTCATGCACATCAAGGTACAGCATGAGCTTCCTGGATAGTGGCAGTGGGCTGATGTAGTCCACCTGCCAGCAGGTCAGTGGGGTGTCCCACCTTTGCAGGCCACCTGTATCTTGGGGCAGCCAGTGAGGGTGCTTCTCTGCACAGACAGTGCATTGCTGACAGGCCATGACTGCATCAGTGTAACAAAGAGGTAGGCCCCAAGCTCTTACCACTTCCTGTCAAGTCTTCTGTCATGCATGGTGCACCTTTTGGTGGAGCCACTCAGCTGTGTCTTCTGCTACATCCTTTTCCAACCAGCAGATGTGTGCCAGGTCGTCAGCCTCAGTGTTGCCAGGGCTGAGGAGAGGTTGGTGTCCACTGACATGGTAAAGAGTTACATGTTTTCCAGACTATTTTAATACATGTCCTTCAATAGGTCCTGCACTCACAAGGGTTTTTGAGTCATTTGCCAATCATCTTGCTGCCAATGGGGCAGCCACAGGGTCAGTCCCCTGTATATTGCTCAGCTGTCTATGCAGATGGTCACCATACCAGGTTCTCGGGTTATGATTATCCACACAGCTCTCAACTTAGTCCATTGATGACTTTGTCCTTAGCCATCTTCCATCCATATGCTGTCCATGCTGACAGGCCTCCACCCTCCAGGGACTGGCTGGCCCTGGCAGGAGCCACCAGTATACCAGGCATCCTCAGGCACAGGGGCTTGTCCCTCTTTAATAGTAGGCCCAGCCATAGGGAGAGGAGCAAGGACCTCCATGTCCACCTCTAGGTAAGAAACCAGGCCCAAGAGCTGCTGTATTTCTAGGCTCAGAGAGCTCATGGCTAGTTTGCTTCTCTGTTGGAGACATGCACTCCACTCAGTAAGAGTGGCTGTCTGTGCTACTGAGCTCTTGGGTCAGCTTACCACATCCTGTACCCATCCAGTGATGGGATAGGTAGTGTGCACTAAAACCTTAGCCAGTCCAGTAATGACTTCAGTAGCCAGAAGAGCCTGGTAAACTGTTCACTTTTTTTTGTATTGGGATGTATTGTCTCTACTCCCATCCGCAGCTGGGACCAGAAGCCAATTCGCACCTTGGCATACCCTTGCCATTGCCAGAGGCCCCAGGCATAGCCTTCAGGCATGACATGGACATCTAAATCACACTCCTGATATTGATCTATGACTCCCATGCTTGTACGTTCTTCGCCACTTCTTTAGCAGCCTTAAAAGCCTGGTCATGTTCTTGTCCCCAATCCCAGGTGGCTCCTTTGAGGGTGAGGCAATAAAGAGAGTGCACTGGCTGAGCTAAGTGTGGTATGAAAATCTGCCAGTACCCCCCAAATTCTTGTAATTGCTTTGGCTTTTGTGGGATGGGGAGAGCCTGAATCTTATCTATTATGGTGGCAGGCATTACCTGTGTCTTACCTGACCAAGCAGCACCCAAGAATTTGACAAGCAATCCAGGTCCCTGGATTTTGTTGTAATTGACTGCCCATCCTTGACCCTGAGCTGAGCCAACAGCTGAGGAGCGGCACACTCTAACTCTGTAAGAGGATCAGAGGTCAGTGTGATGTCATCAATGTAATGGTACATTCTCATAGGGGATGGTACAGTCTATGCAGCTAAGTCTTCAGCCACAAGGCTGTGGCAAACAGTAGAATTGTGCAGGTAACTCTGAGGCAGAACGGTAAATGTCCACTGGCTGCCTTCCCAGGGGAAGACAAACAGTCCCTGGCTTTCAGGATCAATATCAGTGCAGACAAAGGCATTGACCAAATCTAATACATAATGGTGTGTGCCCAGCTCATGGTTGAGCTGGTCTAGGAGACTAGCTATGTTAG belongs to Phyllostomus discolor isolate MPI-MPIP mPhyDis1 chromosome X, mPhyDis1.pri.v3, whole genome shotgun sequence and includes:
- the ZCCHC12 gene encoding LOW QUALITY PROTEIN: zinc finger CCHC domain-containing protein 12 (The sequence of the model RefSeq protein was modified relative to this genomic sequence to represent the inferred CDS: substituted 1 base at 1 genomic stop codon) — encoded protein: MSSIIAHMGSTRWQNAPLPPWAHCMLRSLGRSLGPLMANMADRNMKLFSGRVVPAQGEETFENWLNQVNGILPDWNMSEEEKLKRLLKTLRGPTREVMRLLLAANPSLSVADFLHAMKLVFGEFESSVTAHGKFLNTLQAQGEKASLYVIRLEVQLQNAIQAGIIAEKDANQSRLHQLLLGAELNGDLRYRLKHLLRMYANDRKHLPNFLELIRMIREEEGWNDTFIKXKRTRRSESMVERATSPVAFQGSLRIMTGSADCNVIEIDDTLDDSDEDVILVDSQNPPLSFSGSPPPRGTVKPRDQVLVIDPPNSSQAQSPSTSGGSRYKNDGPRDVHKARKRKYTICCSYCGEEGHSKETCDNESNKAQIFENLIITLQELTHAEQEGSGEAPDEPDDPSELQ